In Candidatus Aminicenantes bacterium, the genomic stretch CCAGCCCCTGGGCATTTCATTTTTCACCTTCATGGCCCTGGCCTATCTGGTCGAGGTTTACAACCGCGTCTGTCCAGCCGAAAAAAAATTCCTACACACCGCCCTTTTCATAACACTTTTCCCTACCGTGCTGGCCGGGCCGATCAACCGCTACTCGCGGCTTCGGCAGCAGCTGGCGGAGCGGGAATCCACCCCGGAACTCCTCTCCCAGGGCATCCGCCGTTTCATCATCGGCTTGGGCAAAAAAGTCCTGCTGGCCGATACCCTGGCCAGGGTTGCCGACCAGATATTCGCCATCCCCACTGCAGGTCTCACGGCGCCCGTTGCCTGGCTCGGAATTGTCTGCTACACCCTGCAGATCTTCCTGGACTTTTCAGGTTATTCCGACATGGCCATCGGCCTGGGGCAAATGTTCGGCTTCACTTTCATGGAAAATTTTAACTTCCCATATATTTCCAGGTCCATCACTGAATTCTGGACGCGCTGGCATATCTCCCTGTCTACCTGGCTGCGTGATTTCCTTTTCCTGCCCATGGCCTACGCCACGTCGCGCCGGATTAAATCCGACCGCTGGCTGGGTATCCGCGCCGAATCCTGGAGTTATTACCCGCCCATGCTTCTGACCATGCTGCTCTGCGGCCTCTGGCACGGCGCCGCCTGGACATTCATCGTCTGGGGGCTCTACCATGGCGTCTTCATTGTGCTGGAGCGTTTCGCTTTGAAAAAAATCCTCAAGCGCCTCTGGCCGTCCTTGCAGGTCATCTATGCCATGCTGCTTGTAGGCTTCGGCTGGGTGCTGTTCCGGGCCGCCAGTTTTTCCGGGGCCGTCAAGTATTGGCGTTCCATGCTCGGCTTCGGCCGCGGCGACGGTGTGGAATTCTACCCCGCCCTTTACCTGGACAATGAGGTGCTGGCCGTGTTGATTATGGCGTTCCTGGTTGCTTCGCCTGCCGGCCATGCCCTACCAGCGACATTTGCCCGGATCTTCCAAAATACAAAAGAAAAATACCGCTCCTGGCTGGCCGGAGGATATCAACTCCTCACCACCGTTCTGCTGATCTCCGTATTGCTAGCCAGCGCCATGCGCCTGGCCATGTCCACCTACAACCCGTTCATTTATTTCAGGTTCTGACATGATGAAAACGCTGCCAAAAAGCACATGCTTGAGCCGCCGCAATCTCAACCTGTGGTTCAATTTCAAAAAAAATTCCGGCCTGCCACTTCTCTTCCTGATCCTCATCAGCTTGCCGCTGCTTGATGGGTTTTTCAAGATCAGTCAGGCCGCCCCATCGAATGAAAAAAGAAAACTGGCTGACAAACCGCATTTTTCCATCCTCGATCCGTTTGGCTATTTAAAATATTTTGAATCCTATTTCAACGACAATTTCGGCTTCCGCGACCAGCTGGTCTACTTCCATAACATGATCCAAGTGATGGTTCTCAGGACCTCACCCCTGGACAGAGTCGTCATCGGCAGGGACGGCTGGCTTTTTCTGGGTAGAGAAACCGAGTTCCGCGATGAAATCAATTATTTCCGCTCCGTCAAACTCTTTTCCAAGGCGGAACTGATGCGCTGGCGGACCGTACTGCAGCGAAGACGGCAGTGGTTCCAGCACCGCGGCATATTTTACATTTTCATAGTCATCCCCAACAAAAGCACGATTTACCCTGAATATTTACCGCGCACCATCCGCAAGGCCAACCAGCAGAGCCGCCTTGACCAGCTGCTTGCCGCATTGCGCCGGGATCCCGATTTCCCAGTACTCGATTTCAGGGAAATCTTTTCTAGGGAAAAAAACAATTCGCTCCTGTTCTACCGCACCGACACCCACTGGACCGAATTGGGCGCTTATTTCGCCTATAGGGAAATCATGAAAAAACTGGCGGCGGCTTTCCCGGGTGTGCGTGCCGCTTCCCTGGACCAGTTCACCGTGGAAAGCGGCGGTTATTTCAACGGCGATCTGGCGCTGGAACTTTGCTTGCAGAACAGCAAATTCAAGGAACAGGACATCGTGCTGCGCGCAAAGACACCGGCCCCGTTCGCAACCAGCAGCGCCGAAAGCGAACCTGGCCGCTTTATCAGAAAAACCATCAGCGAATGCCCCAGCGGCGTCCTGCCCACAGCGCTAATCGTGCACGATTCATTCATGTTCCAATTGAAACCGTTTTTTCAGCCGCATTTCCAGCGCATCGTCTATATCTGGGATTGGAATTGGCGCTTTCTTTTAGAAGAAATCGAAAGTGAAAAACCTAAAATCGTCATCGATGAAATGGTCGAACGCTTCCTCAGCGATCGGATGCCGGCGAATCCTCCGGGAATGACCGATTCCGATAAGGATTGATTACGGCCGTCAGACGCTTCAATCCACGGTAATCGACTTGGAGACGTTCTTGGGCACGTCGGGATGGACGCCGTGGTTTTCGACATGGACGCGGTTGAGGTACTTCATCTTGGCCACCGACATTTT encodes the following:
- a CDS encoding MBOAT family protein, producing MIFSTPAFLFLFLPPVLLIALFLKKEAQNFFLFLASLFFYSWGEGWLVLLLLASVLFNHGFALAIEKNNSPGKRKALLITGLGLNLSLLVIFKYADFILANLGPLLRTAGLAIHKTSTWHQPLGISFFTFMALAYLVEVYNRVCPAEKKFLHTALFITLFPTVLAGPINRYSRLRQQLAERESTPELLSQGIRRFIIGLGKKVLLADTLARVADQIFAIPTAGLTAPVAWLGIVCYTLQIFLDFSGYSDMAIGLGQMFGFTFMENFNFPYISRSITEFWTRWHISLSTWLRDFLFLPMAYATSRRIKSDRWLGIRAESWSYYPPMLLTMLLCGLWHGAAWTFIVWGLYHGVFIVLERFALKKILKRLWPSLQVIYAMLLVGFGWVLFRAASFSGAVKYWRSMLGFGRGDGVEFYPALYLDNEVLAVLIMAFLVASPAGHALPATFARIFQNTKEKYRSWLAGGYQLLTTVLLISVLLASAMRLAMSTYNPFIYFRF
- a CDS encoding DHHW family protein, coding for MMKTLPKSTCLSRRNLNLWFNFKKNSGLPLLFLILISLPLLDGFFKISQAAPSNEKRKLADKPHFSILDPFGYLKYFESYFNDNFGFRDQLVYFHNMIQVMVLRTSPLDRVVIGRDGWLFLGRETEFRDEINYFRSVKLFSKAELMRWRTVLQRRRQWFQHRGIFYIFIVIPNKSTIYPEYLPRTIRKANQQSRLDQLLAALRRDPDFPVLDFREIFSREKNNSLLFYRTDTHWTELGAYFAYREIMKKLAAAFPGVRAASLDQFTVESGGYFNGDLALELCLQNSKFKEQDIVLRAKTPAPFATSSAESEPGRFIRKTISECPSGVLPTALIVHDSFMFQLKPFFQPHFQRIVYIWDWNWRFLLEEIESEKPKIVIDEMVERFLSDRMPANPPGMTDSDKD